In Sciurus carolinensis chromosome 16, mSciCar1.2, whole genome shotgun sequence, the genomic window GAGCGTGGAGCCTGTGAGGAGGGAGCAGTCCAGCAGGGCTTCTCGAAGTCGGTGGCATGGCAGGAAGAGGAGGACTTGGGTGGACCAGTAAGAGCAGAACTGAGGCAGACGGTGCTGAGGAAGTGGGCAGGGGCTGCTGCGGAGGGTAGGCCTGGAAACCCACCAGCTGGACCTGTGGTTGTCTTTCAGGGGGGAAGCGAGATGAGGAGCTGATCCTCCCCATCAATTCCTCTCTGAGCGTCACTTTGCACCAGGACCAGGTGAGAATTTGCAGACCACACATACCAAAATGCATGATCGCAAACTGTTAACAACTGGTGACTCTTTACCTAAGGGCCAGGGTGAGTTGACTGTGCATGGGGTCCCCAGCCAGGGCTGCACCTGCTCCCTCTTCTGTTGGAGTGCTCAGCACATGCACGTGCACAAAGCCCCGGAGTCTCCTTTGATACGGTGTCCCTCATGCAGCAGGTGTGGACAGCCATGGTCTGCATGGGAGATGGGAGTGTGGGCCCCACACACCCCATGTGACAGAGACCAGGCCTGGGCAAGAGCCTGAGGGTCTCTGCAGGGCTTCCCCAGTGCCCAGCCAGGAATGGGCTCTACATGAGCGGGCAGCCACAAGGGTCAGGGGTAGGAAAGGCCTCCTGCACAGAAAGGTGTGGGGGGCCTGAGTCCCCGCACTGGCCCCCTGAGGCGGCCCCTTGTTTTCATTCCCAGTTAAAAACCACCACCACGGCCGCCATCAGCAAGGACTTCACGGAGGACCGTGTTTGGCTGAATGGCCAAGAGGAGGACGTGGGGCAGCCACGCCTCCAGGCCTGCCTGAGAGAGAGTGAGTTGGGGTCCACATGTCCTCTGTGCCTTTGCCCCTCCTGCCATGGACAGTTGCTGTGGCCGGGAGAGAGGTAGCTGGGGCTCAGGGCTTTTCCAGGGAGGAGGGCCACATGAGGGGTGGAGGCCACTCTTCAGCTGTCTCTGCTCTTCTGACCTGGCAGGTGAGGTACCAGGGGAGGTCTGCCCTTGGCAGGATCACTCTATCTTCCTGTCCCTGCAGTTCGCCGCCTGGCTCGCAAGCGGAGAAGCACAGTGGATGGAGACTCGCTTCCTCTCAGCCTCAGCTACAAGGTGCACGTGGCCTCTGTGAACAACTTCCCCACCGCTGCGGGCCTGGCCTCCTCAGCAGCAGGCTATGCCTGCCTAGGTAGGTGTCCACAGCAGGCTCTCCTGTGTTCTCTGTGTTCTTCAGCGGGCAGAGAGCCAGTGCCAGGCTCTGCTGTCCATCCCCCTGTTTAGGCCCTGCAGGCTGGGACAGAAACCACCTTAGACTGGCTTCAGCATATAGCCGGTGACCTCTTATCTCCCAGAACTGAGGACTCCAGGGGCTGCCTTGGCTTTGGGCATAGCTGGGTCCATGCTCTCCAGCAGCCTCATCAGGGAACCCAACTCCTGCCATCAAAATCTCAGCTCTGCCTCGGGTGCCTCTGGCAGGCTGTCCCCACCTGGTGAGCACCACCCTCACCCCTTAGCTCCAGGATGATGCTTACTGGCCCAGCTGGGCTCCTGAGCTGCCTCTGGCCAGGGGTGCAGTGAGCTAGGCCTGGAGGCAGGGGCACCCTCTGAGATTGGTGGACTCTGGGGAGAGACCCCAGGCTGGGAGAGcagctgagctatttcccagTGCCACCTGTGCCCCTTGCAGGCACACTGCTCAgacctcctgccttggtctctgcTCCAGGTGACTGTCCAGACTCCTTCCCAACCCTCAGACCTCAGCTTGGGTGCTGACCATTGGAGAAACTTTCTCCAGGTCCCCCAGGTAGTTGCTCAAGACTGTATCTCTTGAGTGTGGCTTGGGGAGGTGCCAGGTAATTCAGGAGGGCCTGAGCTAGTAGATGCCAACCCTGGGAGCTGAGGCGCCGGTTCTGCCATCTCAGAATACCAGTTTCCCAGGTCGTGAGGGTGCTGTGTGTACTGGTGCTGAGCACGGCCTGGGCTGGTCCCTGGCCCCTCTGATGCCCTCCCCCACCTGCAGCCTACACCCTGGCCCGGGTCTATGGGGTTGAGGATGACCTCTCCGAAGTGGCGCGCCGTGGCTCTGGCAGTGCCTGCCGGAGCCTGTATGGGGGCTTTGTGGAGTGGCAGATGGGGGAGCAGGCCGACGGGAAGGATAGCGTCGCCCGGCAGGTGGCTCCTGAGTTACACTGGCCCCAGCTGCGCATCCTCGTCCTTGTGGTGAGTAGCATAGGGCATGGCCAGCAGCCGGCTGGCTGTCAGGCTGGCTGAGAAGAGGAACTGTATAGTCCAGGCTTCACTGGGCTCCTGGGTCCACAGGGGCTGAAGGAATAGACCCAAGGCTGAGCTGTCAGGAGTGGCTCCCATGAGGCAGGGCTACTGCCCTTCTGTGAGATGGATGTGGCCATTCCTGGACCCATGTCACATCTGCAGTGGCCAAGATGCCCTGGCCCCCACTGCCTGCCCCATGGGAGGGAGGGCTGGGTGTCGGGCTAGGGTCTGCAGACTTGGCTGGCTCCCTGCTGAGCACAGCTGAGCACTGTCTGCCCTCAGGTGAGTGCAGAGAAGAAGCCGATGGGCAGCACAGTGGGCATGCAGACCAGCGTGGAGACCAGCCCCCTGCTCAAGGTGCGGTGGGGCAGGAGGGCGGCCCCGGGGCCTGGTGCCTGGTGGAGCCCCTCTGCTCACAccaggtggcagagccagggctcCCCCCAGCCTCTGACTCGGGAGCCTGTGCTTGGAGCCACACTGTGTCAAAGTGCCAGCGCCTCCCTGAGAAACAGCTCGTGCCTTGCAGTTCCGGGCTGAGTCGGTGGTGCCAGCACGCATGCGGGAGATGCTCTCCTGCATCCAGGCACGGGACTTCCAGGGTTTCGCTGAGCTGACCATGAAGGACAGCAACCAGTTCCATGCCACCTGCCTGGACACCTTCCCACCCATCTCATACCTCAACGACATCTCCAGAAAGATCATGCAGCTGGTGCACCACTTCAACGCCTACCACCGGCAGACAAAGGTGACTGCGGCGAGGGCATGGCACAGACATGACCCCTGCTGCCGACAGAGCCCAGGACGCGCCACTGTGGTGTTCTGTTCCTTGGACGTTGTGCGGGTTGCCTGGCCCACTCAGGTCACAGCCTCACTGCCTCTTCCCTGAGCAGGCGGGCAGAGGGGACTGTACCAGGGCATTTGGTGGTGCTTCTCTTTGTTGTGCCCCAAGGgcctctctcagctcctggaCGCCCACA contains:
- the Mvd gene encoding diphosphomevalonate decarboxylase isoform X1, which translates into the protein MASGRLLATVTCTAPVNIAVIKYWGKRDEELILPINSSLSVTLHQDQLKTTTTAAISKDFTEDRVWLNGQEEDVGQPRLQACLREIRRLARKRRSTVDGDSLPLSLSYKVHVASVNNFPTAAGLASSAAGYACLAYTLARVYGVEDDLSEVARRGSGSACRSLYGGFVEWQMGEQADGKDSVARQVAPELHWPQLRILVLVVSAEKKPMGSTVGMQTSVETSPLLKFRAESVVPARMREMLSCIQARDFQGFAELTMKDSNQFHATCLDTFPPISYLNDISRKIMQLVHHFNAYHRQTKVAYTFDAGPNAVIFTLEDTMAEFVAAVRHSFPPETNGDKFLKGLQVTPVLLSEELKAALATEPTPGGVQYIIATQVGPGPQILDDPHVHLLGPDGLPKPAA
- the Mvd gene encoding diphosphomevalonate decarboxylase isoform X2; the protein is MASGRLLATVTCTAPVNIAVIKYWGKRDEELILPINSSLSVTLHQDQLKTTTTAAISKDFTEDRVWLNGQEEDVGQPRLQACLREIRRLARKRRSTVDGDSLPLSLSYKVHVASVNNFPTAAGLASSAAGYACLAYTLARVYGVEDDLSEVARRGSGSACRSLYGGFVEWQMGEQADGKDSVARQVAPELHWPQLRILVLVFRAESVVPARMREMLSCIQARDFQGFAELTMKDSNQFHATCLDTFPPISYLNDISRKIMQLVHHFNAYHRQTKVAYTFDAGPNAVIFTLEDTMAEFVAAVRHSFPPETNGDKFLKGLQVTPVLLSEELKAALATEPTPGGVQYIIATQVGPGPQILDDPHVHLLGPDGLPKPAA